A part of Maridesulfovibrio hydrothermalis AM13 = DSM 14728 genomic DNA contains:
- a CDS encoding response regulator produces MSRILVIDDEKATLNMFKMLLNAYGHEVLTAENGETGIELFDAERPELVMTDIKMPGMDGLEVLNKIKEMSPDAEVIVITGHGDMDLAIKALNLDATDFLNKPVKREDLEKALNLSADRRAFALKKQDEVQLSLEEDLAVIKITGNLTSKSEGLLLDIFDEAVATAKSNFLLTFQEKASINGAAVDTLYKVVEKARTKGREVLIAGLSENFRAVLDSMGISQMASIHKTEQDARENLPK; encoded by the coding sequence GTGAGTAGAATTCTTGTAATAGACGACGAAAAAGCAACTTTGAACATGTTCAAAATGCTTCTTAACGCCTATGGACACGAAGTTTTAACTGCTGAAAACGGTGAAACAGGAATCGAACTTTTTGATGCTGAAAGACCGGAACTGGTCATGACCGACATCAAAATGCCGGGCATGGACGGCCTCGAAGTTTTAAATAAAATCAAAGAAATGTCGCCAGATGCGGAAGTCATCGTTATAACAGGTCACGGGGATATGGATCTCGCCATCAAGGCCTTAAATCTTGATGCCACCGACTTTCTCAACAAGCCGGTCAAGCGTGAAGATCTTGAAAAAGCACTTAATCTCTCGGCTGACAGACGCGCTTTTGCGCTCAAAAAACAGGATGAAGTTCAACTCAGCCTTGAGGAAGATCTAGCCGTTATCAAAATCACCGGCAACCTCACTTCAAAATCCGAGGGGCTGCTTCTTGATATTTTTGATGAAGCCGTGGCTACAGCAAAGAGCAACTTTCTACTCACCTTTCAAGAAAAGGCCTCCATCAACGGGGCAGCAGTGGACACCCTCTATAAAGTAGTTGAAAAAGCACGGACCAAAGGCCGCGAGGTGCTCATAGCAGGGCTATCCGAAAACTTCCGTGCAGTGCTCGATTCTATGGGTATCAGCCAAATGGCCTCTATCCATAAAACCGAACAGGATGCACGGGAAAATCTGCCGAAATAG
- a CDS encoding metal ABC transporter permease, translated as MLEALSYEFMQNALIAGVLASVICGVIGALVVVNRVVLLAGGIAHASYGGVGLAFFLGLPMLPVTAAFAVCSALLMAFVTMHVKDRADTFIGVMWAAGMALGIILLDITPGYNVDLMSYLFGGILATPHSDLILMAWLAAIVLVVVFTCYKGFWAMSFDEEFARARGIPVTPLYFLMLALIALSVVMVIRVVGLILVIALLTIPPQIAESRTSSLHAMMLFSSLFSMIFCVVGLFLSYELNLSSGATIIAVSIAGFALSALQLKLKK; from the coding sequence ATGCTTGAGGCACTCAGCTATGAATTTATGCAAAATGCCCTGATTGCCGGGGTTTTGGCTTCAGTCATCTGCGGAGTTATCGGCGCACTTGTCGTTGTTAACAGGGTTGTGCTTTTGGCCGGAGGAATTGCTCATGCATCGTATGGCGGAGTCGGTCTGGCTTTCTTTTTAGGTCTTCCGATGCTTCCTGTTACAGCTGCATTTGCCGTCTGCTCAGCTTTGCTTATGGCTTTTGTCACTATGCATGTGAAAGATCGGGCTGATACTTTTATCGGAGTGATGTGGGCCGCAGGTATGGCACTGGGGATTATCCTGCTCGACATAACTCCCGGTTACAATGTGGACCTTATGAGTTATTTGTTCGGAGGTATCCTTGCAACTCCGCATTCTGATCTGATTTTAATGGCCTGGCTGGCTGCAATTGTGCTTGTGGTGGTTTTCACCTGTTACAAAGGGTTTTGGGCTATGTCGTTTGATGAGGAGTTCGCCCGTGCCAGAGGGATACCTGTAACACCACTCTATTTTCTTATGCTGGCCCTTATTGCGCTGAGTGTGGTCATGGTTATCCGTGTGGTCGGGTTGATTCTTGTTATTGCGTTACTGACTATTCCGCCGCAAATAGCTGAGAGCAGGACTTCATCACTGCATGCAATGATGCTGTTTTCATCGCTGTTCAGCATGATATTCTGCGTAGTAGGTCTGTTTTTATCCTATGAACTCAATCTTTCTTCGGGGGCGACTATTATTGCGGTCAGTATTGCCGGTTTTGCTCTGTCTGCTTTGCAGTTAAAGTTGAAAAAATAG
- a CDS encoding metal ABC transporter ATP-binding protein gives MSIENVIKFDNVSFGYEQHKVLDDISFGIAKGDYLAVIGPNGGGKTTLLKLLLGLLKPQQGSIEVLGMPPGRHGGQLGYMPQYTTVSESFPITVKDAVLMGKVAPGFKGVFGINFGIKAYGAVKKALERVGMLDHINRKVSDLSGGQKQRVFIARAIVDEPQMLLLDEPTASVDQAGKSGLYCLLRELNKDMTVIMVSHDISVLGQGVKSVACVNRKVHLHDQPKITREILSEAYGENEKGSCPIELITHGELPHRVLEYHSESDEGNEGGWNA, from the coding sequence ATGAGTATTGAAAATGTCATAAAATTTGATAATGTGAGTTTTGGTTATGAGCAGCACAAAGTGCTCGATGATATCAGCTTTGGTATTGCGAAGGGTGACTATCTGGCGGTAATCGGCCCGAACGGTGGCGGTAAGACTACTTTGCTCAAGCTGCTTCTGGGGCTTCTTAAACCTCAGCAGGGGAGCATTGAAGTACTCGGTATGCCCCCGGGCAGACATGGCGGGCAGCTGGGCTACATGCCGCAGTATACGACTGTTTCGGAGAGTTTTCCTATTACTGTTAAGGACGCCGTTCTTATGGGGAAAGTCGCTCCGGGGTTTAAGGGTGTTTTTGGCATAAATTTCGGGATCAAGGCATACGGCGCGGTAAAAAAAGCCCTCGAACGTGTGGGAATGCTTGATCATATAAATCGCAAAGTATCAGATCTTTCGGGCGGCCAAAAGCAACGGGTGTTCATTGCCCGGGCAATTGTTGATGAGCCTCAAATGCTTCTTCTTGATGAGCCTACGGCCAGCGTTGATCAGGCCGGAAAGAGCGGGTTATACTGCCTGCTGCGTGAACTGAATAAGGATATGACTGTAATAATGGTCAGCCATGATATCTCCGTGCTCGGGCAAGGTGTGAAATCTGTGGCCTGCGTTAACCGGAAAGTACATTTACATGATCAGCCAAAGATCACCCGTGAAATTCTCAGTGAAGCTTATGGCGAAAATGAAAAAGGATCGTGTCCGATTGAACTGATAACCCACGGGGAATTGCCGCACCGGGTGCTTGAATATCATTCTGAATCTGATGAAGGTAATGAAGGAGGCTGGAATGCTTGA
- a CDS encoding threonine aldolase family protein, with protein sequence MRAFASDNYSGVHPDIMDAIVEANKDHMISYGEDPVSDEAEKLFQNHFGEDAKIFFMTTGTATNTLILKHLTRSWNSVICTECAHITVDECGSSEAIAGVKLIHAQTVNGKLNVESLKPLLSGRLDVHQSQPAVVSITQSTELGTLYTLAEIKDICDYAHSKGLYVHMDGARITNAATALGVSFKEMTVDCGVDVLSFGGTKIGCMGAEAAVFINSELGKGFGFVRKQGMQLTSKMRFIGAQFKALLSNELWKKNAEWSNSLAAKLAAKAAEINGVEITRPVEANGVFAIIPKDIVATMQEKFPFYIWDEATGEVRWMTSWSTTEEDIDNFCAALKDALD encoded by the coding sequence GTGCGAGCATTTGCCAGCGATAACTATTCAGGGGTTCATCCGGATATAATGGATGCCATTGTTGAAGCCAACAAAGATCATATGATTTCTTACGGCGAAGACCCTGTTTCTGATGAAGCGGAAAAACTTTTTCAAAATCATTTTGGAGAAGACGCAAAAATATTTTTCATGACCACCGGAACCGCCACTAACACTTTGATTCTGAAACACCTTACCCGAAGCTGGAACAGTGTTATCTGCACCGAATGTGCCCACATTACAGTTGATGAATGCGGTTCAAGCGAAGCAATTGCCGGAGTCAAACTTATTCATGCTCAAACAGTTAACGGCAAACTGAACGTTGAATCACTGAAACCTCTTCTATCCGGCAGGCTGGATGTTCACCAGAGTCAACCTGCGGTTGTTTCCATCACCCAGAGTACTGAACTGGGCACTCTTTACACTCTGGCTGAAATTAAAGATATTTGTGATTATGCTCACAGTAAAGGGCTTTACGTTCACATGGACGGCGCCCGTATCACCAACGCCGCAACAGCTCTCGGGGTCAGCTTCAAGGAGATGACCGTTGACTGCGGCGTAGACGTTTTGTCCTTCGGCGGAACCAAAATAGGCTGCATGGGCGCTGAAGCAGCTGTTTTCATCAACTCTGAATTAGGAAAAGGTTTCGGTTTTGTGCGTAAACAGGGCATGCAGCTGACCTCCAAAATGCGTTTTATCGGCGCACAGTTCAAAGCCCTGCTCAGCAATGAATTATGGAAGAAAAATGCCGAGTGGTCCAATAGCCTTGCTGCAAAGCTTGCTGCAAAAGCAGCTGAAATCAACGGTGTTGAAATAACCCGTCCTGTTGAAGCAAATGGTGTTTTTGCAATCATTCCTAAAGACATTGTTGCAACAATGCAGGAAAAATTCCCTTTTTATATCTGGGATGAAGCAACCGGTGAAGTCCGGTGGATGACCTCATGGTCCACGACAGAAGAAGACATAGACAACTTCTGCGCAGCACTGAAAGACGCTCTTGATTAG
- a CDS encoding lysophospholipid acyltransferase family protein, translated as MTQERCSELFRLKSPFEDPLRGTLFSVFEKPLSSILCLSKLNSLYNIAQDESVWDEQVDFVEKALKLLGINSETDKNELLRIPRSGPSVVVANHPFGVVEGLVLLRVLKAVRPDVKIMANFMLGIVPEMSEYLISVDPFGRKDSCAGNISGLKEAVKWVKGGGMLAVFPAGEVASLKIKDRKVEDPDWSPTVAGIIKKTGASATPVFFNGRNSIFFQMMGMVHPGLRTVLLPRENLKKTAGPVELVVGNTISGDRLSAFKTRRELIEYLRFRTDVLRSRFKKKKVGVPVFKKKSNPLCAKVGQERIIAEFDSLGSDNILAENNEFTVYEVHSTRSPFILREIGRLREKTFREVGEGTGKAVDVDRFDNTFIHLVLWSRKNQEIAGAYRFARTDEVIRRFGLNGVYSHSFFRFDKEFFNTITPALELGRSFICSKYQKNFASLLMLWKGIAGYLAKNHKYRYLFGCVSISGDYKKISRELIADSLMTHSGRADLAEMISPVKPLKYKKLKYWKEMLSDSAFSDPEDLEKVVQDIEGGIGIPVLLRHYLKLGGKLAGFNVDPDFGNSLDGLIVVDLTRTSERSLFKFMGKERGAEYLEYHRNLNERAVKRCGGGDEKIAV; from the coding sequence ATGACTCAAGAAAGATGTTCTGAATTATTCCGCCTGAAGTCACCTTTTGAAGATCCGCTCAGAGGGACATTGTTTTCAGTTTTTGAAAAACCTTTATCCAGTATTCTATGCCTTTCAAAACTGAATTCGTTGTACAACATTGCTCAAGATGAAAGTGTATGGGACGAGCAGGTAGATTTTGTGGAAAAAGCTTTAAAGCTGCTCGGTATAAATTCTGAAACGGATAAAAATGAATTGCTGCGTATTCCCAGATCCGGTCCATCAGTCGTTGTGGCTAATCATCCTTTTGGAGTGGTTGAGGGGCTTGTTTTGCTCAGAGTTTTGAAAGCGGTAAGGCCGGATGTCAAAATCATGGCGAACTTTATGCTCGGAATCGTTCCGGAAATGAGTGAGTATTTAATTTCAGTTGACCCTTTCGGGCGTAAGGATTCGTGTGCGGGTAATATTTCAGGATTAAAGGAGGCTGTTAAATGGGTAAAAGGCGGTGGAATGCTGGCTGTTTTCCCTGCAGGTGAGGTTGCAAGTCTTAAAATTAAAGACAGGAAAGTGGAAGATCCTGACTGGAGTCCAACTGTTGCAGGAATTATTAAAAAGACTGGCGCAAGTGCAACTCCTGTTTTTTTTAATGGTCGCAACAGTATTTTTTTTCAAATGATGGGAATGGTTCATCCTGGATTGCGTACAGTGCTGCTTCCACGGGAAAATTTGAAGAAAACTGCCGGACCGGTAGAATTGGTCGTAGGAAATACAATTTCCGGGGACCGTCTTTCAGCCTTCAAGACTAGGCGGGAGCTTATTGAATATCTTAGATTCAGGACAGACGTTCTGCGTTCAAGGTTCAAAAAGAAGAAGGTCGGAGTTCCTGTTTTTAAAAAGAAAAGCAATCCTCTTTGCGCGAAGGTCGGGCAGGAACGGATTATTGCTGAATTTGATTCACTGGGATCAGATAATATTCTTGCCGAAAATAATGAGTTTACGGTGTATGAAGTGCACTCAACCCGCAGTCCGTTTATTCTTCGCGAGATTGGGAGATTAAGGGAAAAGACCTTTCGTGAGGTTGGAGAAGGTACTGGAAAAGCCGTTGATGTGGACCGTTTTGATAATACTTTTATCCATCTTGTGCTTTGGAGTCGTAAAAATCAGGAAATTGCCGGGGCCTATCGTTTTGCCCGCACTGATGAGGTGATTAGGAGATTCGGGTTAAACGGTGTCTACAGCCATTCATTTTTCAGGTTTGATAAAGAGTTTTTTAACACGATTACACCGGCTCTTGAATTGGGACGTTCCTTTATATGTTCAAAGTACCAGAAAAATTTTGCCTCTCTGTTGATGCTCTGGAAGGGAATAGCGGGTTACTTGGCAAAGAATCATAAATATCGATATTTATTTGGATGTGTCAGTATTTCCGGCGATTATAAAAAAATATCCCGTGAGCTTATTGCTGACTCTCTGATGACACACAGCGGGCGTGCCGACCTTGCTGAAATGATCTCTCCGGTGAAGCCGCTGAAGTATAAAAAATTAAAGTATTGGAAGGAAATGTTATCTGATTCTGCCTTTTCTGATCCGGAGGATCTCGAAAAAGTGGTTCAGGATATTGAGGGCGGGATCGGTATTCCGGTCCTTTTGCGCCATTACCTCAAGCTCGGCGGTAAGCTTGCCGGATTTAACGTAGACCCAGATTTCGGTAATTCTTTAGATGGGTTGATTGTGGTTGATTTGACCCGGACATCGGAGCGAAGTCTGTTTAAGTTTATGGGTAAGGAAAGAGGTGCGGAGTATCTGGAGTATCATCGCAACCTTAATGAGAGAGCTGTAAAACGTTGCGGTGGTGGTGATGAAAAGATTGCGGTGTAG
- a CDS encoding alpha-amylase family glycosyl hydrolase — MEKKSFGARVHNNGDCTFRIFAPHIQSAEITVNNSSRQTIKLIPDEYGFHEATLKKIRPGISYSYSLDEFSKIPDPASLWQPLGLKNSSVIIDHHFFDWKEDNFSGLPMRKMVIYEAHVGAFSVEQSFSGITSRLDHLKDLGINTLQLMPVAQFTGQRGWGYETVFPYAVHSSYGSPDELKELVRQCHLNGIAVIFDVAFGSLTPINKLEPVYFPFFSEKYNSTQGRALNFDEKYSYGVREFYIQCALSWLDDYHIDGLRINDAHAIFDQSPVHFLEELSTRIKEFSKQNNRVCVLITGDKRNALRPVLPLNKGGYDLDALYNDNFHNALQSRLTGDTQGHLKDYSTPERMVSAMQYGFAYRGELSSYYQRLQGSSNSELRGCKFVVYSQGHDPDSSYLDKYRIIQKAGFEAAKLAAGATLLSPYIPMIFMGEEYGEPAPFNFFADAKTSYSPRIWKDSPVPNAQTTFSECQLNWHNIKTGQGRSMLALYKRILKARREHQALHEPCRSRCQVQEISPGLVLIIRNSTSNIRKYAAILLNFNQTTTTCHLSCELPEGIWTTEIYSASATYGGRADPLPTIISGKEKLELAPQSFALFFYTEVNI, encoded by the coding sequence ATGGAAAAAAAAAGCTTCGGGGCACGAGTCCACAATAACGGGGATTGTACTTTCAGAATTTTTGCGCCGCACATTCAATCTGCTGAAATAACGGTTAATAACTCATCGAGGCAAACTATAAAATTAATTCCAGATGAATATGGTTTCCATGAAGCAACCCTGAAAAAGATCAGACCCGGCATATCTTATTCATATTCTTTAGACGAGTTTTCCAAAATTCCTGATCCGGCCTCCCTGTGGCAGCCACTGGGACTTAAAAACTCATCTGTGATTATTGATCACCACTTTTTTGACTGGAAAGAAGACAATTTTTCCGGTTTGCCTATGCGCAAGATGGTCATTTACGAAGCTCATGTGGGTGCTTTCAGTGTTGAGCAATCATTTTCCGGCATCACCTCCAGACTTGATCATTTAAAAGATCTTGGCATTAATACACTTCAACTTATGCCTGTGGCTCAATTTACCGGACAAAGAGGATGGGGCTACGAAACCGTCTTTCCATACGCAGTTCACAGCTCCTACGGTTCGCCTGATGAATTAAAAGAATTGGTCAGGCAGTGCCATTTAAACGGTATCGCAGTTATCTTTGATGTTGCATTCGGCAGTTTGACCCCAATCAATAAACTGGAACCGGTATATTTCCCTTTTTTCAGTGAAAAATATAATTCTACGCAGGGAAGAGCTTTAAATTTTGATGAAAAATATAGTTACGGGGTGAGAGAGTTTTATATCCAGTGCGCACTTTCATGGCTTGATGACTACCATATCGACGGGTTGCGCATAAATGATGCTCACGCAATCTTTGACCAGAGTCCGGTCCATTTCCTTGAAGAACTTTCTACGCGCATAAAAGAATTTTCAAAGCAAAACAACAGAGTCTGCGTCCTCATAACAGGAGATAAACGTAATGCCTTGCGCCCGGTTCTTCCTTTAAACAAGGGAGGATATGATTTAGATGCTCTTTATAATGACAATTTTCATAATGCCTTGCAGTCCAGATTAACCGGCGATACTCAAGGCCATTTAAAAGACTACAGCACCCCTGAGCGCATGGTTTCAGCCATGCAATATGGATTTGCATACCGGGGAGAACTTTCAAGTTATTACCAACGTCTTCAGGGAAGCAGTAATTCAGAACTTCGCGGATGTAAATTTGTGGTTTATTCCCAAGGACACGACCCTGATTCATCCTATCTTGATAAATATCGCATCATACAGAAAGCAGGCTTTGAAGCAGCAAAATTAGCTGCCGGAGCAACACTGCTCTCCCCCTACATTCCTATGATCTTTATGGGAGAGGAATATGGAGAACCAGCACCATTTAACTTTTTTGCTGATGCAAAAACTTCATATTCCCCAAGAATATGGAAAGATAGTCCGGTTCCAAATGCACAAACAACCTTCTCTGAGTGTCAGCTCAACTGGCATAATATAAAAACAGGACAAGGAAGGTCGATGCTTGCTCTGTACAAAAGAATTTTGAAAGCAAGGCGCGAACATCAGGCATTGCATGAACCCTGCCGCAGCAGATGTCAGGTGCAGGAAATTTCACCTGGACTTGTGCTGATAATCAGAAATTCAACTTCAAACATCCGTAAATATGCAGCTATCTTATTAAATTTTAACCAAACAACAACGACCTGCCACTTGTCCTGCGAACTTCCTGAAGGAATCTGGACCACCGAGATATACAGTGCCAGCGCGACCTATGGTGGCCGGGCAGATCCTTTACCGACAATTATATCCGGTAAAGAAAAGCTTGAACTGGCTCCGCAATCATTTGCACTGTTTTTTTACACCGAGGTTAATATTTAA
- the malQ gene encoding 4-alpha-glucanotransferase, whose translation MKRSSGVLLHFTSLPSRFGVGDLGPAAYDFADFLAEAGQRFWQVLPITPTAPDLCNSPYSGFSAYAANPLLISPELMVKYGLLEYEEIKEAVLPDRDHADFESAGRVKEKLLRTAFSRKANVLLEDPVFNKFIWDNMHWVNDFALFTAVKKHFNGESWTEWPEDIRDRSEDGLRHWGEKLFREILFVKFCQWIFFRQWGQLKDHLDEIGVELIGDVPIYVTHDSSDVWANRRIFKLDEQGQSSCVAGVPPDYFSKTGQLWGNPVYNWDVLQSEGFAWWISRMQHNLGLYHWVRLDHFRGFSAYWEIPVDAETAMEGYWVPAPGHQLFEKLSCEEGCLRIIAEDLGHITHDVTYLKDRFQLPGMNLLQFSFGEDIGYCGDALHNHRRNSVVYTGTHDNNTNRGWYSDDADEISRRNLLAYLGFNWVDESKISWELIRLLMSSVGCLCIIQAQDLLNLDGRARMNVPGQANGNWGWKLMPGQLTPLIRERLGEMTELFGRTSKID comes from the coding sequence ATGAAACGTTCCAGCGGAGTACTTTTACATTTTACATCACTTCCCTCCCGATTCGGAGTGGGTGATCTAGGTCCGGCGGCATATGATTTCGCCGATTTTCTGGCCGAAGCCGGACAGCGTTTCTGGCAGGTACTCCCCATTACTCCTACAGCTCCGGATCTCTGCAACTCGCCATACTCCGGATTTTCCGCCTACGCCGCCAATCCGCTGCTGATCAGTCCTGAGCTGATGGTAAAATACGGATTGCTGGAATATGAAGAAATAAAAGAGGCTGTCCTTCCAGATCGTGACCACGCTGATTTCGAATCGGCCGGAAGGGTTAAAGAAAAACTTCTGCGCACAGCTTTCAGTCGTAAAGCAAATGTCCTGCTCGAAGATCCTGTTTTCAATAAGTTTATCTGGGATAATATGCATTGGGTGAATGATTTCGCATTGTTTACCGCTGTAAAAAAACATTTTAACGGTGAAAGCTGGACAGAATGGCCCGAAGATATTCGAGACCGCAGCGAAGACGGACTGCGGCATTGGGGCGAAAAGCTGTTCCGTGAAATTTTGTTCGTAAAATTCTGCCAATGGATATTTTTCCGTCAATGGGGACAACTCAAAGATCATCTAGATGAAATTGGGGTGGAACTGATCGGTGATGTACCTATATATGTAACTCACGACAGTTCTGATGTATGGGCAAACAGGCGAATTTTCAAACTGGACGAGCAGGGACAATCAAGCTGCGTGGCCGGCGTTCCACCAGACTATTTCAGCAAAACCGGACAACTCTGGGGCAACCCTGTATACAACTGGGACGTGCTCCAAAGTGAAGGTTTTGCCTGGTGGATCAGCAGAATGCAACACAACCTCGGCCTGTACCATTGGGTGCGGCTGGACCATTTTCGCGGATTCTCAGCCTACTGGGAAATACCTGTCGATGCTGAAACAGCTATGGAAGGATACTGGGTTCCCGCGCCCGGTCATCAGCTGTTTGAAAAACTATCCTGCGAGGAAGGCTGTCTGCGCATCATAGCTGAAGATCTTGGCCACATTACCCATGATGTTACTTATCTTAAAGACCGCTTCCAACTGCCGGGTATGAATCTGCTGCAATTCTCATTCGGCGAAGATATAGGTTATTGCGGCGATGCTCTGCATAATCACAGACGTAATTCAGTGGTATATACCGGAACCCATGACAACAACACCAACCGGGGCTGGTACAGCGATGACGCTGATGAAATAAGCCGCAGAAACCTGCTCGCCTACCTCGGTTTCAACTGGGTTGATGAATCCAAAATATCATGGGAGCTTATCAGGCTGCTTATGTCCAGTGTAGGCTGCTTATGCATAATTCAAGCACAGGACCTGCTTAATCTGGACGGCAGAGCGCGTATGAACGTTCCCGGACAGGCAAATGGAAACTGGGGCTGGAAGCTCATGCCCGGACAGCTCACCCCTCTCATCCGCGAGCGGCTGGGAGAAATGACAGAACTTTTCGGACGCACCAGCAAGATTGATTAG
- a CDS encoding class I SAM-dependent methyltransferase, with protein sequence MSSGRCDYVKYWEEKGAQKNFSTPFQIDIFKEKVACNADILDVGCGYGRIMSSLHEAGYENIKGVEPSARLRSRGMDLDSSLDIRPLDGCTIPFQDNSFDAVLLVAVLTCIPKNKDQSCLIKEIHRILKSGGILYVNDFLLNTDQRNLDRYKLFQPKHDIYGIFELDGGGVLRHFSEEHINKLLSPFTSVEYKKVTYTTMNGNKSNGFYYIGSR encoded by the coding sequence ATGAGTTCAGGTCGTTGTGATTATGTAAAGTATTGGGAAGAAAAAGGGGCGCAAAAGAATTTTTCAACGCCTTTTCAGATTGATATTTTTAAAGAGAAAGTAGCGTGCAATGCAGATATCCTTGATGTCGGCTGTGGTTACGGCAGAATTATGAGCAGTCTGCATGAGGCCGGATATGAAAACATCAAGGGAGTTGAGCCGTCGGCCAGACTTCGGTCGCGGGGCATGGACCTTGACAGCTCGCTTGATATCAGGCCGCTTGATGGCTGCACCATTCCTTTCCAAGACAATTCGTTTGATGCGGTGCTGCTTGTGGCCGTGCTGACTTGTATTCCAAAGAATAAAGACCAGTCGTGTCTGATCAAAGAGATTCATCGAATTTTGAAATCCGGCGGAATACTCTATGTTAACGATTTTCTACTGAATACCGACCAGCGCAATCTGGACAGGTATAAATTGTTTCAACCCAAACATGATATTTATGGAATTTTTGAACTTGATGGGGGCGGGGTGCTGCGTCATTTTTCAGAAGAGCATATAAATAAACTGCTAAGCCCGTTCACATCTGTGGAATATAAAAAAGTTACCTACACTACCATGAACGGTAATAAGTCGAATGGCTTTTATTACATCGGAAGCAGGTAG
- a CDS encoding TraR/DksA family transcriptional regulator produces MTSSQNSLIKKHLENKLAELLQRTNSRNTSVESCADDNEYASRISEQKINLALHVREAALIRETEETLARVDHYDFGICEDCGEEIGLARIKANPITRFCVSCQTRREEKGPLGRVG; encoded by the coding sequence ATGACATCTTCTCAAAACTCACTTATCAAAAAACACCTTGAAAACAAACTTGCTGAACTTCTGCAACGCACAAACTCGCGCAACACCTCAGTGGAAAGTTGCGCTGATGACAATGAGTATGCCTCACGCATCAGTGAACAAAAAATCAATCTGGCCCTTCATGTACGTGAAGCAGCACTCATTAGAGAAACTGAAGAGACACTTGCCCGCGTTGACCACTACGATTTCGGCATCTGCGAAGATTGTGGTGAAGAAATAGGACTTGCACGCATCAAAGCAAACCCCATCACCCGCTTTTGCGTTTCCTGTCAGACACGCAGAGAGGAAAAAGGACCACTTGGACGCGTAGGTTAA
- a CDS encoding pyridoxamine 5'-phosphate oxidase family protein, producing MAGENKARKGQTKDKTIIDQYLSEGEILHLALKDRIGIFSVPVNYGFYGDKLYVHSSKQGRKIQALREGGVIGFSIVVSHEVVGKDAPCKWGCSFKSIIGTGVPRILDDKEKAAALNLIMKQYSGKEWEFNPAAIDAVDVVEIMITSVSARSVEKE from the coding sequence ATGGCGGGCGAAAACAAAGCGCGTAAAGGGCAGACGAAGGATAAGACAATTATTGATCAGTATTTGAGCGAAGGTGAAATTCTTCATCTGGCTTTGAAGGATAGAATCGGGATATTCAGCGTTCCTGTTAATTATGGCTTTTATGGAGATAAACTTTATGTCCATTCGTCAAAGCAAGGCCGTAAAATTCAAGCCCTGCGCGAGGGCGGTGTGATCGGTTTCAGCATTGTTGTTTCGCATGAAGTTGTCGGGAAAGATGCCCCGTGTAAATGGGGTTGCAGTTTTAAGTCAATTATAGGCACAGGTGTTCCCCGGATACTTGATGACAAAGAAAAAGCGGCTGCTTTGAATTTGATAATGAAGCAATACAGCGGGAAGGAATGGGAATTCAATCCTGCTGCAATTGATGCAGTGGATGTCGTGGAAATTATGATCACCAGTGTAAGCGCGCGATCAGTTGAAAAAGAGTAG